A window from Thermosipho affectus encodes these proteins:
- a CDS encoding transglutaminase-like domain-containing protein encodes MMEFLTVGLPEDILKEEYSDNFGRALVLIEKKLKYELPELLQLRLLYEKERINRLLIDYPYTMKEAVEIAKDKIAGFTDIEFEKLFYEGMLDYIYINGEYHFESRFVENLGFSYKHYKDRIVQEDSVKKSKKLLDERLTALINGDMPKTYKVHARITLYPDYSKILGETIKVWLPVPKKEFQIKNVKIIDVSHENFVLSPKEIFQNTIYFEDDVANKNDFYVEFEYEVCEWVNRVELDEVEEYFPKKLKQYTLEKPPHILFTPYLKSLAYQIVGKESNPYLKAKLIYDWITTHVSYSYVKPYGTYETIPQFVATNLKGDCGFQALLFITMCRIVGIPTRWQSGWYINKYFASPHDWALFYVQPYGWLPADLSFGGARREEDKKREFYFGNLDGFRMVANTEFMEQFYPNKNFWRSDPYDNQVGEVETEIENVYYDKFKYSIEVLNFVEVE; translated from the coding sequence ATGATGGAGTTTTTAACAGTTGGATTGCCTGAGGATATTTTAAAAGAAGAATATTCTGATAATTTTGGAAGGGCTTTGGTCTTGATTGAGAAAAAACTTAAATATGAACTTCCAGAATTATTGCAGTTGCGTTTACTGTACGAAAAAGAACGTATAAATAGATTGCTTATTGATTATCCATATACTATGAAAGAGGCAGTTGAGATTGCCAAAGATAAAATAGCAGGTTTTACCGATATAGAATTTGAAAAATTATTTTATGAAGGAATGTTGGATTATATATACATCAACGGTGAATATCATTTTGAAAGCAGATTTGTTGAAAATTTAGGTTTTTCCTACAAGCATTATAAAGATAGGATAGTTCAAGAAGATAGTGTTAAAAAATCTAAAAAATTACTAGATGAGCGATTAACAGCATTAATCAATGGTGATATGCCAAAAACATACAAAGTACATGCTCGAATTACTTTATATCCTGATTATAGTAAAATTTTAGGAGAGACTATAAAAGTGTGGCTTCCTGTTCCCAAGAAGGAGTTCCAAATAAAAAATGTAAAAATAATAGATGTAAGTCATGAAAATTTCGTATTATCTCCTAAAGAGATTTTTCAAAATACTATATATTTTGAAGATGATGTTGCCAATAAAAATGATTTTTACGTCGAATTTGAATATGAAGTATGTGAATGGGTCAACAGAGTTGAGTTAGATGAGGTAGAGGAATATTTTCCAAAAAAATTAAAGCAATATACCCTTGAGAAACCACCACATATTTTGTTCACTCCTTATTTAAAATCACTTGCTTATCAAATAGTTGGTAAAGAATCAAATCCTTATTTAAAAGCAAAATTGATATATGATTGGATAACTACACATGTGAGTTATTCGTATGTTAAACCTTATGGAACATACGAAACAATTCCTCAGTTTGTTGCAACAAATTTGAAGGGAGATTGTGGGTTTCAAGCTTTATTGTTTATAACTATGTGTCGAATAGTGGGGATACCTACAAGATGGCAATCAGGTTGGTATATAAATAAGTATTTTGCGTCTCCACATGATTGGGCTTTGTTTTATGTACAACCATATGGTTGGTTACCAGCTGATCTTTCATTTGGCGGAGCTAGAAGAGAAGAAGACAAAAAACGGGAATTTTATTTTGGTAATCTTGACGGATTTAGAATGGTTGCAAACACCGAATTTATGGAACAATTTTATCCAAATAAAAATTTTTGGCGTTCTGATCCATACGATAATCAGGTTGGAGAAGTGGAAACTGAGATTGAAAATGTATATTATGATAAATTTAAATATTCAATAGAAGTACTTAATTTTGTGGAGGTGGAATAA
- a CDS encoding cupin domain-containing protein translates to MNNKYSYRNNKPVLDKEGIIGTRFFENKKIQIVHISLAPFSELKAHKSDVDALLYVLSGTVEVEIGNEVLKLEKDELVEFPKDVLHSVKNIGEKEAKVLVMKILG, encoded by the coding sequence ATGAACAACAAGTATTCTTATAGAAATAACAAACCTGTATTGGATAAAGAAGGAATTATTGGGACGAGATTTTTTGAAAATAAAAAGATCCAGATAGTCCATATAAGTCTTGCCCCTTTTTCTGAATTAAAAGCGCATAAATCAGATGTAGATGCGTTGCTTTATGTTTTGTCTGGAACAGTTGAAGTAGAAATAGGAAATGAGGTTTTAAAGTTAGAAAAAGATGAGTTGGTTGAATTTCCAAAAGATGTGCTGCATAGTGTAAAAAACATAGGAGAAAAAGAAGCAAAAGTTTTAGTTATGAAAATTCTTGGATAA
- a CDS encoding L-Ala-D/L-Glu epimerase — protein sequence MSKIVDVKFELKTYKYYKPFHITGSVSDSSTNIEVVVITDIGIKGYGEISPSFRVNGEKVEGLYKLEAAIKESIVNMDVKEYRRIFDVLDKFFATPSVKAGVQYAVLDAFSEEINTPVYYLLGGMKREIETDKTVGIDTIENMVKEAKEIFSEGFKNIKIKVGEDLRKDIETVEEIARNTKEAKYIVDANMGYTPKQAVEFVRVLYKKGVDISVFEQPVVASDIDGLKYVRFNSPYPVAADESAKSKYDVYRLIREEAVDFVNIKLMKSGLSDALAIVEMVKTANLKLMIGCMGESSLGINQSVNFALGTGAFVFHDLDSHLMLKENKFRGKFKQNGSKITIL from the coding sequence ATGAGTAAGATTGTTGATGTAAAGTTTGAATTGAAAACTTATAAATATTACAAACCATTTCACATTACCGGCAGTGTTTCTGATAGTTCAACTAACATAGAAGTTGTGGTTATAACAGATATAGGTATTAAAGGATATGGAGAAATATCTCCATCTTTTAGAGTAAATGGAGAAAAGGTGGAAGGTTTGTATAAACTTGAAGCGGCAATAAAAGAAAGTATTGTCAACATGGATGTAAAAGAATATAGAAGAATTTTTGATGTTCTTGATAAATTCTTTGCAACTCCGAGTGTAAAGGCAGGGGTGCAATATGCCGTTCTTGACGCATTTTCTGAAGAAATAAATACTCCTGTATATTATTTATTGGGTGGTATGAAACGTGAAATCGAAACGGATAAAACTGTAGGTATAGATACTATTGAAAATATGGTGAAAGAGGCCAAAGAAATTTTTAGTGAAGGTTTTAAAAATATAAAGATTAAAGTAGGTGAAGATTTACGTAAGGATATAGAAACAGTTGAAGAAATTGCCCGTAATACCAAGGAGGCTAAATACATTGTGGATGCCAATATGGGATATACTCCAAAACAAGCTGTTGAGTTTGTAAGAGTTCTTTATAAAAAAGGTGTAGATATTTCCGTTTTTGAGCAACCTGTTGTGGCAAGTGATATAGATGGATTAAAGTATGTGAGGTTTAATTCTCCATATCCAGTTGCAGCTGATGAGAGTGCCAAAAGTAAGTACGATGTTTACAGACTAATAAGGGAAGAAGCAGTTGATTTTGTAAATATAAAGCTAATGAAATCTGGATTATCAGATGCTTTGGCAATAGTTGAAATGGTTAAAACAGCAAATCTCAAGCTTATGATAGGTTGCATGGGCGAATCAAGTCTTGGGATAAACCAAAGTGTAAATTTCGCACTTGGTACAGGTGCATTTGTTTTTCACGATCTTGATTCTCATTTGATGCTTAAAGAAAATAAATTTCGAGGAAAATTTAAACAAAATGGTTCTAAAATCACTATATTGTAA
- a CDS encoding ABC transporter ATP-binding protein, whose product MTQCFKKVESFKAVKSSQMLGDIIRNTADTLSLIVSGYFVLIGKLSFGGFVAIINTFWRAVSSLFGIVQAIPEFHRCSQILERIKNLLNTEKKEYFEWDNRVILKNVKLSYDENKVIEIDNLEITPKSKVLIFRENGAEKTILLNIISGYLSLDNWTSEKSYKITILSRDWHSSSIFQIYSKVTLR is encoded by the coding sequence ATGACTCAGTGTTTCAAGAAAGTTGAAAGTTTTAAAGCTGTAAAATCAAGTCAAATGTTAGGTGACATTATTCGAAACACGGCGGATACTCTTTCACTTATAGTATCTGGGTATTTTGTTTTAATTGGAAAGTTGAGTTTTGGTGGATTTGTAGCGATAATAAACACATTTTGGAGGGCGGTTTCATCCCTTTTTGGAATTGTTCAAGCTATTCCAGAATTTCACAGATGCTCACAAATACTTGAAAGAATAAAAAATTTATTAAATACTGAGAAGAAAGAATATTTTGAGTGGGATAATAGAGTAATTTTAAAAAACGTGAAACTTTCTTATGATGAAAATAAAGTAATAGAAATAGATAATTTGGAAATAACCCCTAAGAGTAAGGTATTAATATTTAGAGAAAATGGGGCGGAAAAGACAATTCTTTTAAATATAATCTCTGGATATTTGTCACTAGATAATTGGACATCCGAAAAATCCTATAAAATAACTATTCTTTCACGTGATTGGCATTCCTCTTCAATTTTTCAAATATATTCTAAGGTAACTCTAAGATAA